The Crocosphaera subtropica ATCC 51142 genome includes a window with the following:
- a CDS encoding AbrB family transcriptional regulator, with protein sequence MADTVDPNPTPLTGKALLQELKQLSDKPRRETAKKCGYYSVTKDGQVRVNLTDFYDAVLAAKGVPLQPGSTKDGRGREPTFRVSVHKNGQIVIGSTYTEQMGLKPGDEFEIKLGYKHIHLKQVGVEDEEAA encoded by the coding sequence ATGGCTGATACCGTTGATCCAAATCCTACTCCCTTAACTGGGAAAGCCTTACTTCAAGAACTAAAACAGTTATCTGATAAGCCTCGGCGAGAAACAGCCAAAAAATGTGGCTATTACTCAGTGACAAAAGATGGACAAGTTCGTGTTAACTTAACGGACTTTTATGATGCAGTTCTTGCAGCCAAAGGTGTTCCCCTCCAACCCGGTTCGACTAAAGATGGTCGGGGCCGTGAACCAACTTTCCGTGTTAGCGTTCACAAGAATGGTCAAATTGTCATTGGTTCCACCTATACCGAGCAGATGGGATTGAAACCAGGGGATGAATTTGAGATTAAATTAGGCTACAAACATATTCATCTTAAACAAGTTGGCGTTGAAGACGAAGAAGCAGCCTAA
- a CDS encoding CPBP family intramembrane glutamic endopeptidase, which produces MSLISVKNGFAIPPDRSIWEAFLPSHLDPWLMVLKDFPSESKIGLFLLIWLILWLPIALLLGKRLNWKPFQPLEADQKIPLLVPLYLLVPWLGWLTLRVENTSLSDYGLYWQWNLLISLGLGLLLGLGGLGIVFVLQGGLGWLIWHSENLNQLGKLALPIFGLAVWIALTEEFVFRGIFQTILEENYNPWISAMVASSIFALLHLLWERQTTLPQLPGLWLMGMVLVIARWVDGGSIGLGWGLHAGWVWGLASLEAAQMLSYTGKGKDWIIGIHQQPLAGIMGILCLLATSLVLWPWLS; this is translated from the coding sequence ATGTCATTGATAAGCGTCAAAAATGGTTTCGCCATACCCCCAGATCGCAGTATATGGGAAGCATTTTTACCTTCCCATCTCGATCCTTGGCTGATGGTTCTTAAGGACTTTCCTAGTGAGAGTAAAATCGGTCTTTTCTTATTAATATGGTTAATCCTCTGGCTACCCATTGCTTTACTTTTGGGTAAAAGGCTGAACTGGAAACCCTTTCAACCCCTAGAAGCAGACCAGAAGATTCCTTTATTAGTCCCTTTGTATTTATTGGTTCCCTGGTTAGGATGGTTAACCCTGAGAGTCGAAAACACTTCATTATCCGACTATGGGTTATATTGGCAGTGGAATCTTCTTATTTCCCTTGGTTTAGGGCTTCTTTTGGGGTTAGGAGGGTTAGGAATTGTTTTTGTCCTCCAAGGAGGGTTAGGATGGCTAATATGGCACTCTGAGAACCTAAATCAACTAGGGAAGCTTGCTTTACCCATCTTCGGACTAGCTGTGTGGATCGCCTTAACCGAAGAATTTGTCTTTCGGGGCATTTTCCAAACCATTTTAGAAGAAAATTATAATCCCTGGATCAGTGCTATGGTGGCAAGTAGTATATTTGCATTACTCCATTTGCTTTGGGAAAGACAGACCACCCTTCCCCAGTTACCCGGACTGTGGTTAATGGGAATGGTGTTAGTCATAGCGAGATGGGTTGATGGTGGTAGTATCGGCTTAGGGTGGGGACTTCATGCTGGTTGGGTATGGGGGTTAGCCTCCTTAGAGGCTGCTCAAATGCTATCTTATACAGGAAAAGGAAAAGACTGGATTATTGGCATTCATCAGCAACCTTTAGCCGGAATAATGGGGATTTTGTGTTTATTAGCTACCAGTTTGGTGTTGTGGCCTTGGTTATCCTAA
- a CDS encoding DUF1517 domain-containing protein encodes MLDKTTKLFLTTVAAIATINTIETPQIPNTANSWLTIQTEAQAKRSGGRSGGGSFSRGSSGSRSSSGRSRGSSGSRSRSRSYHNSPSYNNNSRDYSRSGTYYRSGSSYNNGGQWFSILLLLIFFGVPGIVIFLVISQVLKSRLGHNNEGNYSRAYHRERDNNIVTISQLQIALLASATDVQSGLTELSLRVDTSTEEGLRELLQESILILLRNSEYWTHHIHSSEKIHIDKAESKFNSLSLEERSKLSSETLSNISGNIRQQTVTSPDDASAMYIVVSLLVATAHDKPLFEDIRTPDDLKVALNSLGAMPSDYLFKFELIWSPQSENDSLTYDEFITEYTNMVELV; translated from the coding sequence ATGTTAGACAAAACAACAAAATTATTCTTAACCACCGTCGCAGCGATCGCCACTATTAACACCATTGAAACACCACAAATACCCAATACAGCGAATAGTTGGTTAACCATCCAAACAGAAGCGCAAGCAAAAAGGAGTGGGGGACGCAGTGGAGGGGGATCATTTAGTCGGGGTTCCTCCGGTTCTCGTTCTTCATCTGGACGTTCCCGTGGTTCATCAGGATCACGATCGAGGAGTCGTTCCTATCATAATTCTCCTAGCTATAATAATAATTCCCGTGACTATTCCCGTTCTGGAACTTATTACAGAAGTGGAAGCAGTTATAATAATGGTGGGCAATGGTTCAGTATTTTGCTTTTATTAATCTTCTTTGGTGTTCCAGGAATCGTTATTTTTCTGGTCATTTCTCAAGTGTTAAAATCTAGGTTAGGACATAACAATGAAGGGAATTATTCTCGTGCTTACCATCGAGAACGAGATAATAATATTGTTACTATTTCTCAGCTACAAATTGCTTTGTTAGCATCAGCAACTGATGTTCAGTCAGGGTTAACAGAATTAAGTTTAAGAGTGGATACCAGTACAGAAGAAGGATTAAGAGAATTATTACAAGAATCTATCTTAATTTTATTGAGAAATTCTGAGTATTGGACTCATCATATTCATAGTTCTGAGAAAATACATATAGATAAAGCAGAGTCAAAATTTAATAGTTTGTCCTTAGAAGAAAGAAGCAAATTAAGTTCAGAAACCTTATCAAATATTAGCGGAAACATAAGACAGCAAACAGTTACATCCCCTGATGATGCGTCAGCGATGTACATTGTGGTCAGTTTATTAGTAGCAACGGCACATGATAAGCCCTTATTTGAAGATATTAGAACCCCAGATGACTTAAAAGTAGCATTAAACAGCTTAGGCGCAATGCCTTCTGATTATTTATTCAAATTTGAACTTATTTGGAGTCCACAATCTGAAAATGATAGTTTAACTTACGATGAATTTATAACAGAATATACAAATATGGTAGAATTAGTATAA
- a CDS encoding glycosyltransferase, which produces MTKNYWIDNDESDNLDPISSLLSEWSDPEDEEEAFRSDFFQGLSGRRKKAAFVLMAVWGIVISLHLVAWGTWVIIALTTVFTLQAFRLIFAKPDPIPEPLSAADLTQAPSVSLLVAAKNEEAVIGKLVQQLCTLDYPTEKYDLWIVDDHSTDKTPEILDRLSQQYPQLNVIHRPAGAQGGKSGALNGVFPKTQGDIIAVFDADAKVTSDLLKRVVPLFNQEDIGAVQVRKQIANEPLNFWTKGQAAEMALDSFFQQKRIALGGIGELRGNGQFVRRTALISCGGWNEQTITDDLDLTMRLHLDHWKIGFLNHPAVEEEGVTTAKALWHQRNRWAEGGYQRYLDYWRFIVNQPMGLGKKFDLISFILMQYLLPTAAIPDLMMTVTRHRLPLLGPLTGLMLSLSFWGMFTGLQRIKNDETFGFMDIFRLGWQSLRGMVYMMHWLIIMPCVTARMSVRPKRLKWVKTVHQGTPEESYQG; this is translated from the coding sequence ATGACAAAAAACTATTGGATAGACAACGACGAATCAGACAACTTAGACCCCATCAGTTCCTTATTATCAGAATGGTCTGACCCCGAAGACGAAGAAGAAGCGTTTAGAAGCGACTTTTTCCAAGGATTATCTGGAAGACGGAAAAAAGCGGCCTTTGTCTTGATGGCCGTTTGGGGTATTGTCATAAGTCTCCATTTAGTCGCTTGGGGAACATGGGTAATTATCGCCTTAACCACTGTTTTTACCTTACAGGCCTTTCGCCTAATTTTTGCCAAACCAGACCCTATTCCCGAACCATTATCAGCAGCAGACCTAACACAAGCCCCGTCTGTGTCCTTATTAGTAGCAGCGAAAAACGAAGAAGCGGTTATTGGTAAATTAGTACAGCAATTATGTACTTTAGACTATCCCACTGAAAAATACGATCTTTGGATTGTAGACGATCATAGTACCGATAAAACCCCTGAAATTCTCGATCGCTTAAGTCAACAATATCCCCAACTTAATGTTATTCATCGTCCAGCAGGGGCCCAAGGCGGTAAGTCCGGGGCGTTAAATGGGGTGTTTCCCAAAACCCAAGGAGACATTATTGCAGTATTTGATGCCGATGCCAAAGTAACGTCAGACTTATTAAAGCGAGTCGTCCCGTTATTTAATCAAGAAGACATCGGGGCCGTCCAAGTCAGAAAACAGATTGCCAATGAACCCTTAAACTTCTGGACCAAAGGCCAAGCAGCAGAAATGGCCTTAGACAGCTTTTTTCAGCAAAAACGCATCGCCCTTGGTGGCATTGGAGAATTACGGGGTAACGGTCAATTTGTCCGTCGTACCGCTTTAATTAGCTGCGGGGGATGGAACGAACAAACCATTACCGATGATTTAGATTTAACCATGCGCTTGCATTTGGATCATTGGAAAATTGGCTTTTTAAACCACCCTGCAGTTGAAGAAGAAGGGGTTACCACAGCTAAAGCATTATGGCATCAACGTAACCGTTGGGCTGAAGGAGGTTATCAACGGTATTTAGATTATTGGCGGTTTATTGTTAATCAGCCGATGGGGTTAGGGAAAAAATTCGATCTCATCTCCTTTATTTTGATGCAGTATCTGCTACCAACAGCGGCCATTCCTGACCTGATGATGACCGTAACTCGCCATCGTTTACCCTTATTGGGTCCATTAACCGGGTTAATGTTATCCCTATCATTTTGGGGAATGTTTACCGGTTTACAGCGTATCAAAAATGACGAAACGTTTGGGTTTATGGATATTTTTCGTTTAGGCTGGCAAAGTTTACGGGGAATGGTGTATATGATGCACTGGTTAATTATTATGCCCTGTGTCACCGCTCGGATGTCTGTTCGTCCCAAACGTTTAAAATGGGTTAAAACTGTCCATCAGGGAACCCCAGAAGAGAGTTATCAGGGGTAA